In Salirhabdus salicampi, the sequence TAAATGATTGCTACAATCGGCTATTTTTTGAGGAAAGTGAGCGCTTAAGCTTTCAGAATGCTGATCGGTTTATATACTATTTAGAACATGGTGAGATTTATTTAAAAGAAGCTCAAAAAGTCCCGGTTCATATTCAACCGGTCCTTCTTTTTTATGGACTTACACAATTAATTAAAGCATGTTTACTTACAAGAAGACCAGAGTATCCGGAAAACACAAAAATTCTATCGCATGGTGTCTCTGCCCGTAAACGAAAAAAACAAGATTACAGCTTTTTGCATGATGAAGTAAAAGTTCAACAACATGGATTGTTCCCTTATTTTTCAAAACATTTGTTTCATACAGAATCTTTTCCCGTAGATAAATTTACAATGGAAATGTTACTTCGTCGAGTTCCGGAGATGAATGTGTTATTTAAAGATCGCCAAAGTGGCTCTTCCCAAATAAAAATTGGACATGTACACAAAGATACATTTTTAATACCTACTAATGTATTAAACACGTTACACATAACTGAACAGCGATTCAAACGAAAAATGAGTATATTCGTTCCCGAGTTTGAATCTGTCGCATATGATGCTGAATTCATGCGCGTTCAACTGGAACAACCTCTGTTTCCGTTTCTCAACGATTTTTTATATTTAAATCTAGAGGATGAGCATTATTATTTAATGCGAAATCGCCATTTATTTTTTCCATTGCATGAGATCATGGTTCACTATTTAATATTGTACAATTTAAGTATGATTTGTCGCTATGAAACAGAATGGTGGGGAGATCTTCTTCATACACACGGGAGTGAAGATTACTCGTATATACATTATTTTTTAGAAATTACTCAACGAAAGGTATCGGTTATGATTGGATTTTATTTATATCATCAAATTGAAAAGAATAGAGCATTCGATTAATGAATGCTCTATAGCAATATTTCTTCAATATATAGATCCGTATGTTCACCTAAAGCTACCAATTCCTTATTATAATCTAATTGAACCATAGGT encodes:
- a CDS encoding YaaC family protein, with the protein product MITKEIDSVYAKLKAIPYVQSFLNDCYNRLFFEESERLSFQNADRFIYYLEHGEIYLKEAQKVPVHIQPVLLFYGLTQLIKACLLTRRPEYPENTKILSHGVSARKRKKQDYSFLHDEVKVQQHGLFPYFSKHLFHTESFPVDKFTMEMLLRRVPEMNVLFKDRQSGSSQIKIGHVHKDTFLIPTNVLNTLHITEQRFKRKMSIFVPEFESVAYDAEFMRVQLEQPLFPFLNDFLYLNLEDEHYYLMRNRHLFFPLHEIMVHYLILYNLSMICRYETEWWGDLLHTHGSEDYSYIHYFLEITQRKVSVMIGFYLYHQIEKNRAFD